AGCTTTTCTAATACTAGGCCAATACTGTTATGGGTACTGCTAATGGCAGACTTATTATCCATTTGCTGGTATATCTGCATTGCTAAATAAATATATTCTAAAGCCTGGGGATAGTTTGCTTGGTAGCGATAAGTTAATCCCAATTGTCGATAAGCGTTGGCCAAACCATTTTGGTTATCCAGATCTTGATAAGCACTTATTGCAGCATTTAAATGATCCTGTGCTTGCTGGTAACGGTTCCGCTCCATAGCATTTCTAGCAAGTTGATAATTAGCGTCTGCAATAGCGTTTAGGTCATTAGACTGGTGGGCGTATTGGTTGAGTCTGGCTGCAAGTTCATCCGCTAGGGACATATCTCCTTTATTTCTAGCCGCTGCTATCTGCTGCAGTAAAATATCTGACGGTTGATCTAATCCTTGAGCTTGGATCGGTAGGCACAATAGCATTGCATAGACTAGCGCGCAGCCTGTGATGACGTTGAAATTAAACACAAGAATAAGGCTTCCTTACATCAGCTAACTATAGTTTCAACAATCCAATTACATAACTTAATCGGTTGCAATAATATCTATTGCGTTACTGTTGATAGACTTTAGCAGTTTATCGCTAATCTACCTACTATGCTTTTGATTGCGAATATCACTTGAGGGATAGCTTAGAATATAGCGGAAAATGGTCGCTGCCGATATTAGGTAACCGTTTGATTTGCGTGAGTTCGAATTCATCACTATGGAAAATATGATCCAGCGGCCAGCGGCAAAATCTGTAGTCAGCATGGAACGTATTAAATATACCTCTGCCTATTCGAGGATCCAACAAACCACTGGTTTTACGAAATTCTCGGGTGCTGGGGGACCAAGCGACATCATTCAGATCACCGGTCACAATAATAGGGCCAGATTGTGTTCGGATCTCATTAGCCACTTGCATTAATTCATGGTCCCGCTGCTCGGCGCTTTCATTTTCTGTGGGGCTAGGAGGGGCAGGGTGCAGGAAATAAGCTTTGATGTGCTTTGAATCGTTAATCACAATAGAGCATGTAATCGAGGGCACGCCTTGCTCTACACGTTCCTTTAGTTCCACATCATTCAAAATACGCTTGCTGTATAAATGCATACCGTAAAGATTGTCCAAGGGTGATGCCACGCGGTACGGGTAACGTTCATGCAATATAGACAGCTTGTCTTGCCACCATGAATTGGTTTCCAGTGTCACTAAAATATCCGGCTCTAGCTGAATCACCAAATCAATTAATTTACCCGTGTCTTTATTACTCATCAACACATTGGCGGTAATAATACTAATATGTTCATCTGGATTGGCGGCGGAGCTTTGAACTTGTTTTCGCCATAAAGCAGTGTATGGCAATATCCAAATTAGATGATACACCAAGCAACAGCCGCTAATGCCAAGACACACCCACATAGATATTGTGTTGCTATCTACAAATACAATTACCGCTAGGGTATTGATCAGTAACAGCCCGCTGATTTGCACTCTGGGGAATTCCCATACTCTAGCAATCCAGTGGTCGGTCGGCGCCAAAGGAAGAGCGGTGATCAAAAGAAGTAGTCCTGTCGTGTAAATGTGCCAGTTTTCCACAGCAATCCCTTAGGTCATTGGTCGATCAAAATGGTTACACGAATCAGGCGACCGCCATTACTCGCCTGATGCGTGTAATATTTACAATTAGCGTTTCGCTATTATCCAAACCGCGTGAATGATCCCAGGGATGTAACCTAGTAGGGTCAGCAAGATGTTCAACCAAAATGCACCACCTAAACCCACTTGCAAAAATACGCCCAGCGGCGGCAAGAGTATAGCGAATATGATTCTAATGATATCCATAATTGTTCCTTTATCAATGATTGTCTGAATGCCCAAGCATCTATATCAGGCAGTTTTGAGGTCTAAAAAATTATCTAACATAGGCAACTAAGCAAATCCCATTCCAAGATAAATTATTTTTTGTTGTTTATTCACACTTCCAAAATTGAATGGTGGGATGCCGATACCTGAACCTAATTGAACTCAGGATTTGTCTAATCAGGTATCGAAAATTTTTGGGTTAAATATAGCGTGCTAACTTAATCGGTTTAGCTAATGAACGCCGCCTGAGCTAATTCATGTTTTTTTAACAAAAAATGAGTTATTATTTAACCTCAGATAAATAACAAATGCTTTCTTTTGAGCCTTTGGTGAATACCCGCAGGTTTTGAACAGACTGATTTCAACTAGCCGGAAGTAAACTGAAATACTATGAAGAAGCCTAAACTGACCCTCAAGGACGTCGCGCTGAAATTAGGCGTGTCAACTGCTACAATTTCCAACGCATACAATCGACCAGATCAGTTGTCAGCACTCAAGCGTACAGAAATTTTGGCTGCCTGCAAAAGTATAGGATATGAAGGTCCGAATAAAGCTGCGCAAATTTTACGCAAAGGCCGGTCTAATATTGTCGCCTTGGTGTTAGCCGATAGCATTGAATATAGTGTCAACGATCCCGTCGCCAACACCTTTATCACTGGTGTGGCTAACATATTAAAAGAGCAGAAAAAACACATGCTGCTGTATGCAGGGGATTCTGAGTCGGTACGTGATGTGGTTGACTTCGTAGATGGTTTTATTTGTTATGGCGCGCCCAGAAATCCGAACCTTGCAGACGTGCTGAATCGGCAGAACAAACCCGTTGTAACGGTTGATTTTAATCTTCCCGATCGTCCTTCGGTAAATATTGACAACGAGCAAGCGTCATATGAAATTGCTCGTTTGGCCCTCAAACCCAATGATCGGGTGGCAATTCTTGGTCTGAGGTTAATCGATTCCCCCAGTGTCTGCCGAATTTATGATACGCCCTTACTGGACGTGGAGCACTGTATTGCTCACCGGCGATTGAATGGCTATCTCAGAGCCCTGAAAGAAGCAGGGATAACAATCGGCAATGACTTAATTTGGAATATTCCTGAAAGTGAAGGTAAGTTTGCAATACAGGCTGCTAAGGAAGTATTGAATAGTCATCCCCGACCGAATATTATTTTGTGTATGAGCGACATTATTGCATTAGAATTATTGCAATGTGCGATGTCAATGGGACTAGATGTTCCGAATCAATTGCGAATAACCGGGTTTGATGGGATTGCAGAAGCTGCTCGGACGCGGCCATATTTGACAACTGTGTGTCAATCTAGTGCAGAAAAAGGCAAAGTGGCAGCGATTACCTTACTTAATGATACCAGTGAATCTAGTATTTTGCCCTATGAGCTAAAGCAGGGAGAAACCGTTTGAGCTGCTAAATAAGGTAAGCAGCTTGGTCCTTTGTACCCACAGTTAGCTTCATTAATTGCTCAAGCTGTCCCTAGTTAGCAGTTGGTTAAGAGGTTTTAGCGGCCGATATACCGATCTAAGAATTCGTCATGAGGTAACATTTTGTCCAAGGGTTGCTGTTTGGCTGAAAGTAATTTGTGCATTGCATCCAGCAGCGCAGCATCTCCATGGACCGCCGCTGCTGGATGGTGATCTTGTGGTTTTGCCCCTTGCCCAAGCATCACTTGCAACCATGATGCGTCGCGGAAAATATCATTTTTATCATTAAAAATAGCTGCCGAATGATTAAATAAGTCAATTTTGTGCTGCAGGCGTGAAGGGATGGTCATACTGCGCATATCTTTCCAGAATTCTGAATCATTCCGCTCATTCATGTGATAGTGCAAAATGATGAAATCCCTGATCGTCTCAAATTCTTCCTGGGAGTCTGCATTATAAAAATCGATAGTATGTTGTGATATCCCCTGATTAGGAAAGATTTTTAACAGACGCACTATGCCTGATTGAATCAGATGTATGCTAGTTGATTCCAATGGCTCTAAAAAGCCACTAGATAAGCCAATTGCGACCACGTTCTTATGCCACTGTTTAACAGTACGGCCAGTTTCGAATTTGATTTGTCGCGGCTCGTCTAAGGCTTTACTATCTAAATTGCCCATTAATGTCTTGTAGGCATCATCATCAGATAAATAATCATTGCTGTAAACAATACCATTGCCGTTTCTATGGGTTAATGGAATACGCCATTGCCAGCCTGCTGAATGGGCAATACTTCGAGTAAAAGGGGACGTGTGTTCAAAGCGCTCTGTGGGCACGGCGAGCGCCCGGTTGGCCGGTAGAAAATGGTTCCAAGGTTCGAACTCTACTCCTAAGGTTTGCTTGATCAGCACGCCGCGTAAGCCCGTGCAATCGATAAATAGATCACCTTCGATTTGCTCGCCACTTTTTAGTTGTAGGCCTTGGATAAACCCAGATTCAGCATCGGTTTTAACCTGTTCAATGATCCCTTCGGTGCGAATAACGCCACTTTTTTCTGCCAGTTTTCGCAGATACCTACCGTAAAGTCCAGAGTCAAAATGATAGGCATAAGGTAATTCGTAAATTGGGTTGGGTGTATTGATTTTATTGAATTTTCCTTGTTTGCAACACAAGTAATTCAAATCGAAATCCCATAAAGACGCTTGCATGCCGGCTTTTTTAGCTTGTAACCAATAGTGTTGAAAACTACAAAAACCTAGATTGGCACCTGGCGCGCCAAAAGTGTGAAAATAACTCTCATTTTGAACACGCCAGTTTTCAAACTTGATGGCAAGTTTAATGGTGCCATTGGTTTCTCGTAAAAATTCTTTTTCATCAAGGCCCAGGTACTGATTAAAAATTTGGATAGGCGGAATGGTCGCTTCGCCTACACCAAGGATCCCAATTTCTTCTGATTCTATAAGTTGTATTTCGACTTGTTGCTGCAATACTTTGCGCAACAGTGCTGCGGTCATCCAACCTGCTGTTCCGCCTCCAGCTATTACGATTTTCCTTACTGGGGTGTGCATTTCGATTTACCTTCGTTTCTGGGTCTTTTCAGACTGTAAAATCTCTGTGTTTGATTGTAAAAAAAAAAACCTCAAAAGTCTCGAAACTTAAGAGGTTAACACTATATAACGGGAGTCATTTAGTTGTTCGAAAAGGTGTCACATTGATTAACTTTTTAGGCACGCAGAGGACCCGATAAGCTCTTTATCAGAGTGTTGCATTGCTGTTAATGGTATTTAACAATTGTTTATCAAGCAAGCTTTTTCTTAAATGATTAAGAGCAGTTTGAAGAGTATAGGGAAGACTGCTTTGGCTAGGCAAAAAAAGAGAAGGCTACTAGCCTTCTCTTGTGGATGGGCTGAGTCAGGCTATGCTCTAATCTGCCCTGTACCTGTGACCAAATATTTTTCTGTGGTCAAGGATTCAAGGCCCATAGGCCCATAGGCATGCAATTTGGTTGTAGCAATGCCAATCTCTGCTCCGAGTCCTAGCTGACTGCCATCAGAGAACCGCGAGGAAGCATTTACCATCACAACAGAGGCGTCAACACTGCGTTGGAATAGTTTGGCGGTGACGTCGTTTTGTGTACAGATCACTTCGGTGTGATGACTGCCGTAACGAGCGATGTGCTGAAACGCTTCAGTGGTAGTGTTAACTACCTTAATGGCGATTTCCAAATCAAGGTATTCTTCACCGAAGTCACTCTCATCGAGCACAGTGAAGTTTTCAAAGTAAGCTTCTGCTTTGGCGCAGCCATTGACTTTTACATTTTTCAGCTCAAAGGCTTCTGCGACCATAGGCAAAAACTCTGCAGCAATATCCTGGTGCACTATCAAGCCTTCTAATGCATTACATACGCCGGTCCTTTGGGTCTTACCATTTAGCAGAATATTCAACGCTGCTTGAAGATCAGCATCTTTGTCTACATACAGATGGCACACCCCTTTAAAATGTTGAATTACTGGAACCTTACTGTTGTTAGTAACATAATTGATTAGCCCTTCGCCACCGCGGGGAATAATCACATCTATATAGTCTTTTTGTTCCATCAACTCTTGAAGCAGCGCTCTGTCGGGATCAGGTACGACAGAGATTAATTCGATGGGTAAACCATGCTTTTGCAGCACATCTTGTAATATTTTTGCGATCACCTTGCTACTAGATAGGGCTTCCTTACCGCAACGTAATATAGCCGCGTTGCCCGACTTGAAGCACAGTGCGGCGGCATCTGCGGTGACATTGGGTCTTGCTTCATAGATCATGCAAACGACGCCAAGGGGGATGCGCATTTTACTGATTTCAATCCCATTAGGTCGTGTGCCTAAGTCTCGTAAGCGTCCAACCGGATCTGCCAATGAGGCGACAGTTTCAAGACCTTGTGCCATAGCTTCTATACCATCTACGTCTAGTGTCAAACGGTCCAACATGGCGTTAGGAAGGTTATTGATAGTGGCTTCTTGAACATCAGACGCATTGGCCCGCAGGATATGCACCGCTTGTTCGCGCAAAGCAGCAGCCATGTCAGCTAGTACGTTGTTTTTTGTATCTTCATCTAGTGTTAATAATGTTTGGGCTGCTGTTGCAGCACCTTTGCAAAGGTTACTAATTAAACTCATTGTTCCTCCAATAAGGCGATATTCTTATCTGAAATGATCGGGCCGGTCCGGTGCTGAAGGGCATTAGCAAATTTTTTGTCATTTTGACCGGCAATAAAGCTAAGCAAACAACTGCTGTAGTTGGATTTGGCCTTAGCCAGTTTAGTACCGTCATCTTTGCGGACCAAAATGGTGTCTCCAACAGAAAAGTTACCATTCACAGCCAGTATTTCTTCACTGGTCAATTCTTTACTTTGCGCATCTAGAGGGCTGTCAAAACTATCTCCCACTACCACTTCTCCTTCTGCGCTGGAGGTGTGAGTCATCCAATGCAAGTGCTCTTGCATTGGCGTTTCGTGGGGCTTGAAATGGGTGCCTGGATTCTTCCCTTGTAGCAGCATATTAAAGGGAAGCTCGGAGAAACCGTTGAGGATGAAGGTATCAATACCATGTGAAACAGCCTTTTCGGCTGCTTGTATTTTAGTTTTCATCCCGCCGGTTCCCACATCACTGGTGGCACTGCCCGCCATGGCGTAAATACTTTCATCTATGTTGGACACTAATGAAAGTAACTTAGCATCATCATGGGTGTGAGGGTTTTTATCGTATAAACCATCAACGTCCGAACAAATTAACAACACATCTGCATCTGCTGCAGAGGCTATCATGGCGGATAAATTATCGTTATCACCCACCTTCAACTTGTCTGTTGTTACCGTATCATTTTCATTCAAAATCGGCAGGATACCATTGTCTAGTAAGGTGAAAATGGTGTCCTTTATACTCACGTAACGCTCACGATCCCTGAGGTCACCGTGGGTTAATAAAATTTGTGCGGTCGGGAAGTCGAATAACTTATCCCAAGTGGACATCATTTCAGTTTGTCCAGCGGCTGCCATAGCTTTCTTGGTAGCAATATTTGATTTCGTGTCGTTGGGGAAAAGGTGAGCGCCGGCTGCTACTGAGCCTGAAGACACTAATACGACATCGATGCCCATTGAACGGACCCTAACAATAAACTGAGCAATACTCAGTAAGTAATGGCTGCTGCACCCGCTATTGTTCGGTGCAATTAGTGCACTTCCCACTTTTATAACGATGCGCTTCCAATTTCGAGACTGCATTTTATGCTCCTGCATAGTGAAAAAAATTGTTGCTGCAAAGAATGCGAAGTCCGATAGCTGCCAGTTAAATTTGGCAAAGCTACGGATAAGTAAAACAGCGAGTTGAGCCTAACCTGTAGACCAGATGGATTTTTCTAAACCGTTTTACCTTTCGCATCAGAACTGTTTACAGCACTAATTATTAGAGTTCTATCTATATTATGCCCAGATAGATCGAGTTCGATCAAGTTTAATCTAGATATAAACCTATGAAAATAGAACCGTTAACTGGTTCTTGTTCATTTTTGTTTACGTTATTATGATTTGTGTTCTATGTTATGTGAGTAATTTGTGAGTGATTTAGTTAGCGTGAACAGGTATATTGGCTGGCTAATCAAAGTGTGCTGGCAAGTTTGTTCTTGTTGTTAATCGCCGCCAATGTTGAATATGGGACATCCGGAAATGCAAAAGTACGAAGAGCTCCTTGTTTCCTTACGTAGAGTGATAAGAGCCATCGATTTATATTCGAAAAAGCTCAGTAAAGAAACTGGATTGACTAGCCCGCAGTTAATTGTCATGCGGGAAATATCAGCCTATGATGGAATTGCGGTGAAGGATATTGCCAGCAGTATTAACTTGAGCTCAGCGACAGTAACTAACATCTTAGATAGACTAGAGAGTCGCTCATATGTTGTTCGTGAGCGTTCAACCCAAGATAAGCGAAAAGTAGGCCTACATTTAACTGACTTAGGCTTCGAAGCTATTAAAGATGCGCCTAAACCGCTGCAAGATCACTTCGTGCAGCGCTTTGAACAGCTTGAAGAATGGGAGCAATCTCAAATGCTATCGACTATGCAGCGCATTGCAAAAATGATGGATGCAGATGAAATTGATGCTGCTCCACTCTTGCAGGTAGGTATCATTCAGCAGCAGAATTCAAATTAAGCTAGCAAGTTAAGTGATCTTAGCGTGTTAAACAGGCCCCGACAAGGCGCTAAAATACTTGCCACTTCGCGTCTTCAAAGCAGTGCTTAGCCCTGCTTTAATTCATTCTTACTCCACCTATTTATATAGCGATTCCTATCTCGGAATTTCTAATTGTCCCGATTCACGGATTAGTTATTGCCAAATAATCATCATCGAACAATGAGTTTTGGTGCCAGATTACTGCGGGTAAAATATGCCTTTAAATTATAATTCGTTGTTTGTTTTTTGCGCTCATATATTGACAAACTGCATATGCCCAACCAATATAAATAACTAACCAGTCAGTTATTTAGAGTCAAATATGAGCAGCTATGAAAAGAGCTGTTACCGACAAAGCAAAGGATAAACGCCGCGAGGATATCGTATTCGCAGCCTTAGATGAGTTCTATCTAAAAGGCTTTAGTGCTTCAAAGATGGAGGATATCGCACAACGAATAGGTGTATCCAAAGGGACCATTTACTTATACTCCAAATCCAAAGATGAACTTTTTGAGGCGGCGATTGAATCTATTGCCAAGCCTGTAATCCAGCTACTTCAACTTCGTTTAAGTAATGCGCAGACGGTTGAATCTGGGATCACTACATTGTGTGAATTAGCCACCCATATCGTGTTAAACACTCCAATGCCCAAACTAATTAAAGTCCTCATCAGTGATGCCTATGTGTTTCCTCATGTGGTCAGCCAATATCGAGATAAGATCATCGAGCCCGGTTTGGACGCCTTGGTTAATCTGCTAAAAACCGGCGTGAGAAATAATGAAATTTTAATCGACGATGCAGAAATTACGGCTCGTCTGATCATTGCTCCACTAATTTTTTCTATCATTTGGAGGGTTGTTTTTGAGCAAGTCAATAGCCCAGCGTTAGATGTGCCAGGCTTATTT
Above is a window of Aliiglaciecola sp. LCG003 DNA encoding:
- a CDS encoding endonuclease/exonuclease/phosphatase family protein; translation: MENWHIYTTGLLLLITALPLAPTDHWIARVWEFPRVQISGLLLINTLAVIVFVDSNTISMWVCLGISGCCLVYHLIWILPYTALWRKQVQSSAANPDEHISIITANVLMSNKDTGKLIDLVIQLEPDILVTLETNSWWQDKLSILHERYPYRVASPLDNLYGMHLYSKRILNDVELKERVEQGVPSITCSIVINDSKHIKAYFLHPAPPSPTENESAEQRDHELMQVANEIRTQSGPIIVTGDLNDVAWSPSTREFRKTSGLLDPRIGRGIFNTFHADYRFCRWPLDHIFHSDEFELTQIKRLPNIGSDHFPLYSKLSLK
- a CDS encoding YqaE/Pmp3 family membrane protein, coding for MDIIRIIFAILLPPLGVFLQVGLGGAFWLNILLTLLGYIPGIIHAVWIIAKR
- a CDS encoding LacI family DNA-binding transcriptional regulator, which encodes MKKPKLTLKDVALKLGVSTATISNAYNRPDQLSALKRTEILAACKSIGYEGPNKAAQILRKGRSNIVALVLADSIEYSVNDPVANTFITGVANILKEQKKHMLLYAGDSESVRDVVDFVDGFICYGAPRNPNLADVLNRQNKPVVTVDFNLPDRPSVNIDNEQASYEIARLALKPNDRVAILGLRLIDSPSVCRIYDTPLLDVEHCIAHRRLNGYLRALKEAGITIGNDLIWNIPESEGKFAIQAAKEVLNSHPRPNIILCMSDIIALELLQCAMSMGLDVPNQLRITGFDGIAEAARTRPYLTTVCQSSAEKGKVAAITLLNDTSESSILPYELKQGETV
- a CDS encoding tryptophan halogenase family protein; this translates as MHTPVRKIVIAGGGTAGWMTAALLRKVLQQQVEIQLIESEEIGILGVGEATIPPIQIFNQYLGLDEKEFLRETNGTIKLAIKFENWRVQNESYFHTFGAPGANLGFCSFQHYWLQAKKAGMQASLWDFDLNYLCCKQGKFNKINTPNPIYELPYAYHFDSGLYGRYLRKLAEKSGVIRTEGIIEQVKTDAESGFIQGLQLKSGEQIEGDLFIDCTGLRGVLIKQTLGVEFEPWNHFLPANRALAVPTERFEHTSPFTRSIAHSAGWQWRIPLTHRNGNGIVYSNDYLSDDDAYKTLMGNLDSKALDEPRQIKFETGRTVKQWHKNVVAIGLSSGFLEPLESTSIHLIQSGIVRLLKIFPNQGISQHTIDFYNADSQEEFETIRDFIILHYHMNERNDSEFWKDMRSMTIPSRLQHKIDLFNHSAAIFNDKNDIFRDASWLQVMLGQGAKPQDHHPAAAVHGDAALLDAMHKLLSAKQQPLDKMLPHDEFLDRYIGR
- a CDS encoding glutamate-5-semialdehyde dehydrogenase, coding for MSLISNLCKGAATAAQTLLTLDEDTKNNVLADMAAALREQAVHILRANASDVQEATINNLPNAMLDRLTLDVDGIEAMAQGLETVASLADPVGRLRDLGTRPNGIEISKMRIPLGVVCMIYEARPNVTADAAALCFKSGNAAILRCGKEALSSSKVIAKILQDVLQKHGLPIELISVVPDPDRALLQELMEQKDYIDVIIPRGGEGLINYVTNNSKVPVIQHFKGVCHLYVDKDADLQAALNILLNGKTQRTGVCNALEGLIVHQDIAAEFLPMVAEAFELKNVKVNGCAKAEAYFENFTVLDESDFGEEYLDLEIAIKVVNTTTEAFQHIARYGSHHTEVICTQNDVTAKLFQRSVDASVVMVNASSRFSDGSQLGLGAEIGIATTKLHAYGPMGLESLTTEKYLVTGTGQIRA
- the proB gene encoding glutamate 5-kinase, translated to MQSRNWKRIVIKVGSALIAPNNSGCSSHYLLSIAQFIVRVRSMGIDVVLVSSGSVAAGAHLFPNDTKSNIATKKAMAAAGQTEMMSTWDKLFDFPTAQILLTHGDLRDRERYVSIKDTIFTLLDNGILPILNENDTVTTDKLKVGDNDNLSAMIASAADADVLLICSDVDGLYDKNPHTHDDAKLLSLVSNIDESIYAMAGSATSDVGTGGMKTKIQAAEKAVSHGIDTFILNGFSELPFNMLLQGKNPGTHFKPHETPMQEHLHWMTHTSSAEGEVVVGDSFDSPLDAQSKELTSEEILAVNGNFSVGDTILVRKDDGTKLAKAKSNYSSCLLSFIAGQNDKKFANALQHRTGPIISDKNIALLEEQ
- a CDS encoding MarR family transcriptional regulator, whose amino-acid sequence is MQKYEELLVSLRRVIRAIDLYSKKLSKETGLTSPQLIVMREISAYDGIAVKDIASSINLSSATVTNILDRLESRSYVVRERSTQDKRKVGLHLTDLGFEAIKDAPKPLQDHFVQRFEQLEEWEQSQMLSTMQRIAKMMDADEIDAAPLLQVGIIQQQNSN
- a CDS encoding TetR/AcrR family transcriptional regulator produces the protein MKRAVTDKAKDKRREDIVFAALDEFYLKGFSASKMEDIAQRIGVSKGTIYLYSKSKDELFEAAIESIAKPVIQLLQLRLSNAQTVESGITTLCELATHIVLNTPMPKLIKVLISDAYVFPHVVSQYRDKIIEPGLDALVNLLKTGVRNNEILIDDAEITARLIIAPLIFSIIWRVVFEQVNSPALDVPGLFDQHRKILFKALGIHV